The genomic window CGCTGGAAAAGTATTCCAGCTGATGCAAGTTTTATTTTGCTGTGGAATCTCTATGAGAAAGCATTGCTACCAATCTACAAGCGTTTCTTTGCAGTAGCAGAGCCAGACTTTTGGGAGAATTACTGCGCACTCTCACTTAAAGTGATGGGCAGGTATCTGCATGATGCGGCTATGGAGTATATTCTGTATTACGAAGAACCGCCGGGCTCACAAATTTCTGTCAGTCATCTGGAGCGATGCGCTAAGTTGTTAGATGTGGCGCTTGAAGCCTGTTATTTGATACATCGGCTTGTACCATTCATTACAGCAGAAATTGATAGACATATCTACGATTTTTGCACCGAAGTCATCACAAAATCTAATCCACAACCGTTGATTACATACTCCTATCGGCTGCTGGATTTATCAAGTGAAGATTTCTTCATAACCTTGCCAAAGGAGCAGATTAACACCTTGATACTTAAATCAATCAGCAAGTTACCGAAAGAGTAACGCAAACATAGCTCGAACAAGTGCAGGCTTCTAGGTGCACCATGTTGGTCATCAGGCAGCCTCATCTCGATTGTAACTTAGCGCTACATCAGAAGTTTTAGCAGAAGAGCAGCACGTGAACAAAAAAACCAAACAGGCGAAGTGCAATGGCTGAAGAGCGCCTTCACAAAGAAGAGCATACCGCGCAAGATGAAAAGTTTATGCGAGAGTGCTTGCGCTTAGCGCGGCATGGTGCAGGTGCGGTAAGCCCGAATCCAATGGTGGGTGCGGTAGTCGTGCACCAAGGTAAAATCATTGGACGCGGCTGGCACAAGCAGTATGGAGGAGCGCATGCAGAAGTGCATGCCATTGCTGCCGTCAAGGATGCAACACTGCTGCGTGAGTCGACACTTTATGTCAATCTTGAACCCTGTTCACACTTTGGTAAAACCCCGCCTTGCGCCGACCTTATCATAGAAAAAAAAATTCCGCGCGTTGTGATTGGTTGCAAAGACCCTTTCAAAAAAGTCTCGGGCAGAGGGATCAAAAAACTGCGTGAAGCAGGTGTGAGCGTAACTGTCGGTGTTCTGGAAAAAGAAGCAGAGCGACTCAATGAAGCCTTTATCAAATTTCACAAAAAAGGTGTGCCGTTTGTTGCGCTCAAACTCGCGCAGACGCTCGATGGAAAAATTGCCACGAAGACAAAAGAATCGAAATGGATTACAAGCGAAATGGCACGTGCTTATTCGCATCAGTTGCGAGCCGAAGCCGACGCTGTGCTGATTGGTACAGGCACGGCACTTGCCGATAATCCCTTACTCACCGTCCGCTTCGTCAAAGGGCGCAACCCTATGCGCGTGTTACTCGACCGCAAACTGCGTGTACCGCTGCACGCAAACATCTTCAACAAAGATGCAAAGACACTTGTGATTACTTCAAAGGTTAATCGCAAGCACCCAAAACTCAAAGCCCTTGCACGTCAAGACGTAGAAACCTGCTTTGTAACAGAGAAAAATGATGAGTTGAATCTCAATGAAGTGCTTGAGATTCTGCACGAAAGAAAAGTGCTCTTGGTGATGATCGAAGGCGGCGCAAAGCTCATTGCAAGTTTTCTGCGCACAAAACTATGCGACAAATTGCATCTCTTCATTGCTCCAAAAATTCTTGGTGCTGATGCGCTCTCGAGCATTGGACAATTGAACTTGCGGCACTTGGAGGATAGTATTGAGTTGCACGAGCTCTCGCTAAAAGTTTTGGGCGATACGCTGCTCGTCGAAGGCTATTTTTAGACAGCCAAAAAAGGCTGAAAGGGCTACTAATACAACTGCAAAGATTGCAAAAGTCATATGCCGTGCAATCCTGCCCTTCGGTCTCAGAAGGCAGAAGGCATAAAAATTTGCAAAAAAAGTAGCATCTTAGAACACCGAAGTTTTAGCTCAAACCCATAAATGATGTAGTACTATGCCGGCCTTCTCATATAATCCTGCGTCCCGCGATACTCGCACTGAACAGTTTTTAGCGTACCTGAGACGAATGTCAGATGCAACGACCCCTGAACGCGCTCAAGAAATGATAATCAAGAGCATACAGCAGCGGATTCAGGAGATAGAGCGACTCCGAGATGGCAATGAAGAGGAACAAAAGCTAGCGCAGATGATGCAGCATGCAAAGCAAATTGTTGTGGGTGAAGCAGATGAAAAAATATGGGATAGCATCAAGAATATCGGTGTGCATTCAACGGTCTGGACAGAATCGGCAACAGCACTTGACTGGGTCTATGCCTTCAACACCGACCAAAAAATTGTGAGCGTTTTGAGGCGAGAGACGTACAAATTCTCTATCGCCTCTCCGTCAATGAAGAAGGGCTTGGTAAGCGCATAGAGCAAGCGTTTCAACACTATGCCAAAGGTGTAACGGACTACGATCTGTATGAACTGGCACTGAGGCGCTTCGAGGAAGTATTATCAAACAAACCACAAGAGTACACGCTATGGCATCGTGTTGGGTTGATTTTGCTTTATGTCCCTACGCTCTTTAATCCTGAAAAAGCCGAGCAAGCCTTGCGTAGAGCCGCTGAACTTGCTGAAAAAGAGGAGGACACACTTGTTCTGCCCCTATTACGCGTCTTCTACGGTGAAGATTGGGGTTTTCA from [Chlorobium] sp. 445 includes these protein-coding regions:
- the ribD gene encoding riboflavin biosynthesis protein RibD, whose product is MAEERLHKEEHTAQDEKFMRECLRLARHGAGAVSPNPMVGAVVVHQGKIIGRGWHKQYGGAHAEVHAIAAVKDATLLRESTLYVNLEPCSHFGKTPPCADLIIEKKIPRVVIGCKDPFKKVSGRGIKKLREAGVSVTVGVLEKEAERLNEAFIKFHKKGVPFVALKLAQTLDGKIATKTKESKWITSEMARAYSHQLRAEADAVLIGTGTALADNPLLTVRFVKGRNPMRVLLDRKLRVPLHANIFNKDAKTLVITSKVNRKHPKLKALARQDVETCFVTEKNDELNLNEVLEILHERKVLLVMIEGGAKLIASFLRTKLCDKLHLFIAPKILGADALSSIGQLNLRHLEDSIELHELSLKVLGDTLLVEGYF